The genome window GTCAATTATCCCGATATCAAAGGAAGAGTTGATATTCTCAAAGTGCACGCCAAGGACAAGCACTTTGAGGAAACGGTGGATTTCGAGGTCATTGCCCGTACAACTGTCGGTTTTACCGGTGCAGATTTGGCAAATCTTCTTAACGAAGCCGCTCTTATTACCGTGCGTTCGGGCAAATCACTTATAGGTGTAGACGAAATCGAAGAAGCAATGCTGAAGGTAATTGTAGGTCCTAAGAAAAAATCCAAAAAGATAAGCGAAAGAGAGAAAAAAATAACTGCTTATCATGAAGCCGGTCATGCCATTGCAACTTATTTTTCACCTACTCAAGACCCAGTCCATCAGATTTCAATAATACCCAGTGGCAGAGCAGGCGGTTACACTCTTTCTATTCCGCAGGAAGACCGTTCTTACAAATATAAGTCCGAGATGCTCGAAGATGTTGTTACGCTTCTCGGCGGACGTGTTGCCGAAAAGCTTGTTTTAAATGATATTTCCACAGGCGCTTCTAATGATATCGAACGTGCTACCGAAATCGCGCGCAAAATGATAATGCGCTACGGCATGAGTGACGATCTTGGTCCTATTGTTTACGGCACCGGTCATGACGAAGTATTTTTGGGCAAAGAGTTCAGTTCTTCAAGAAATTACTCGGAAAAAATTGCCGCGCAAATTGATGATGAGGTAATGAATATCATCAAGAATGCAAATTTAAAGGCAGAAAGTTTACTCACTGACCATATGGATAAATTGCATTTTGTAGCTGGTTACCTCGTTAAGAACGAAACCATGGATGCTGAGCAGTTTGAGTGCGCAATGCAACCCGATTCCACAGAAGAACAGCTTGACGCAATCAGAGACAAAAAGAAAGAAAAAAGCAAAAACGAAAATGACATCAAGAGAGAAGAAATCGAACGTGACCAATCTCAAGAAAAAGCCGAAGAGATTCGGAATAATGCATCTGAAAATGACTCTGATACGTCAGCGCAAAGCAGCGATGCCTCCGAAGATTAATTTTTTACCGCAGGTACAGCTTGTACCTGCGGTTTCTGTTGTCTGCGAATATTTTTCCTTCTATCTTTTTTTATTTTTTCATAATTTATTATTGAAATCGAGCGTTTTAAGTGTTATAATATATATCAGGTATTTATAACAATAATTAACGGTAAGGTAAAAATGTCGAAAACACTTATACTTGCAGAGAAACCCTCTGTCGGAAAAGAAATAGCGCGTGTCCTGGGATGCCGTCAATCTTCAAACGGATATATGTCAGGCGAAAAATATATTGTGACTTGGGCAATGGGTCATTTGGTTACACTTTGTGAGCCCGAACATTACGGGGACAAATTCAAAAAGTGGACAATCGAATCGTTGCCTATGTTACCTGAAAAAATGGAGCTTCGCGTTATTCCCGAAACCGCAAAACAGTTTAGTGTTGTAAAATCACTTTTGCACAGCAACGAAGTTTCACAGCTTGTAATCGCAACAGATGCAGGACGCGAAGGTGAACTTGTTGCGCGCTGGATACTGATAAAAGCCGGTTTTTCAAAGCCCATTAAAAGGCTTTGGATTTCTTCCCAGACTGATAAAGCCATAAAAGAAGGTTTTGCCAATCTTAAAAACGGAAATGAATACTTCTCCCTATATTTATCTGCAAAATCAAGAGCTGAAGCAGACTGGATAGTCGGTTTTAATGCAACACGCGCCTTAACATGTAAATATAATGCTCAGCTTTCCGCAGGCAGAGTTCAGACCCCTACCCTTGCAATTATCGCAGAGCGCGAAAATGAGATTAAAAATTTTGTACCTAAGAATTATTTCAATATTGTCGCAGATTTGGGTAAATTCACTGCCCGTTACATTGACAAAAACCGTAATTCGATGGTTTTTGATGCACATTCAGCTGAAACCATTGCGCAACGCACTGAAAATGGTACCCTCAGGCTTATAAAACTGGATTCCGATCTTAAGCACACTGCACCGCCGATGCTTTATGACCTGACCGAGCTCCAGCGCGATGCAAACAAAACCTATGGTTATTCCCCCAAGCAAACCCTCTCCATAATGCAACGGCTTTATGAAACACACAAAGCCCTCACCTACCCCCGTACTGATTCGCGCTATCTCACTGACGATATACTTCCCACTATCAAAGAAAGACTTAAAGCTATAAGTATACCGGATTTTTCGGAATTTACTTCTGAAATCAGCAGACAAGGTTTTACGCTTTCAAAGCTATGCTTCAATAATGCAAAAGTAACTGATCACCACGCAATTATCCCAACTGAACAGCGTGTTTCATTATCCTCGTTATCTATCGAAGAACGCAGAATATATAATATGGTGGTTAAACGCTTTTTGACTTGCTTCTATCCCAAGCACAAATTCAGAAAAATCACAGCAGAGTTCACAAATGAATTCGGGGATAGATTTTATGCAACCGGTCGAGAAATAACGGATATAGGCTGGAAAAAAATTTACACCGTGCACGACGATATCGAAGAAGACGAGCAGATACTCCCAACCTTGGACGATGTTACGTCACTTAAAGCGCAAACGGTGGAAATAAAGGCACTTAAAACAGGCGCCCCATCGCGTTATACAGAAGCTACCCTTCTTTCTGCAATGGAAAACCCTGCAAAATTCATCGAAGATAAATCAATGCGTGAATATATTGGTGGCGGTCTCGGAACGCCTGCCACCCGTGCAGATATAATAGAAAAGCTTTACAACAGCTTTTACATTGAGAAAAAAGGCAATACGATTTACCCCACCTCTAAAGCCATGCAACTCATAGAAATTGTCCCAAAAGACCTTCGTCAACCTTTACTGACAGCTCAATGGGAAATGAAGCTTGAGGCTATACACAAAGGTGAACTTAAGGCAGATGCTTTTGTGAATGATATCAAGGCATATACAAAATCGCTTATAAAGGATATCTGCGAAAGTGAAAATTCCTATAATCATGATAACATAACCATTCATATTTGTCCCGAATGCGGAAAATACATGCTTTCCGTCAACAGCAAAAAAGGCAAATTGCTTGTTTGTCAGGACAGAAATTGCGGTTGGCGTGAAAACGTTGTTACCGAAACCAACATTCGTTGCCCCGAATGTCACAAAAAAATGGAACTTCGCGGTGACGGTGAAAAGAAAATGTATGTTTGCAAATGCGGTTTTCGTGAAAAAGCCTCAATAATGCATGATAAACTGAAAAGCTCGCATGTTAGCAAGCAGGATATTCGAAAGTATATGAATACAAAGCCACAAAACGATCCTTCACTAAGCCCGTTTGCCATAGCCATGCAAAAAGCCCAAAAAGACAAAAAGGAACAGTAAAATGCAGCAGGATTCAAAAAGAAAAATACTTATTTTCCTTGTAAACACTTTCATTTTCAGTTTTATAATCGATTTTTTTCTCATGGCAAAGGATGGTCTTGCAAATCCAAATGCGGAATCTTTTTTGCAACTTGCAATGATGATGCCGGCATTTTGCGTTATAATCACTCAGTTTGTTACGCATGAAAAATTCAGAAGTCCGTACCTCAAGCTGAATTTTAGCCACAACGTTGGTAACTACACGCTGTGTTATTTCCTTATCCAGTTTCTGATTGTTTTCGGAACAATTATTTATTTTTGCATTTTTCCACATAAATTTGACAACGGCCTTCATTCCATGGCAGAAGCTTTACGCCTGGAGTACGGGCAGGATGTTGACACAAGCGGTATATACAGTTTGATGCTTATTCAAATTGTATTTTCAGTTATTTCAGGACCGTTTTTCAACATAGTATTCTCTTTTGGAGAAGAATACGGCTGGCACGGGTATTTATTCCCCAAACTTTGCAACATCGTTTCACCTTTAACTGCGTCTGTTATATGCGGCGCTGTCCGTGGCATCTGGTATGCACCTTTCATCTATATGGGTTACTGTTACGGTATAGACAATCGTTTAGCAGGCATTGTTGCCATGATTATATCTTGTATTTTCATCGGCTTTATTAAATCGTATTACACATACAAAACAAAAAGCGTATTCCCAGCAGTGCTCATGAGCAGTGCATACAGTGTTCTTGCACAAACAGGTGTTTTGTTCAGCAGCGAAGCATCGCCCAATCCATTTATCGGTCCTTCCCCATCGGGAATAATCGGCGGTATAGGAATAATAATTTTCGGCGTATACTGCGCCGTCTTACTTAGAAAGGATAATTCAAAATGAGCAAAGGTATTATTATTGCAGGAAATCTTATCGTAGACCATGTTAAAGTTTGTGATGATTACCCCAAGATAGGCTTACTTACAAACATACGCGAAGTTTCTGACTGCATTGGCGGATGCGCCGGCAACACAATTTGCGACATAGCAAAAATTGACCCCTCTGTTCCGCTCAAGTGTTTCGGAAAAGTCGGAAATGATGCTGACGGTACTTATATCAAAAACCTGTTGACTTCTCTTGGCGTAAATATTGACGGTGTAAAGACTTCGCAAACACAACCCACCTCTTTCACAGACGTTATGTCTGCCATATCTGCCAAAGAGCGTACTTTCTTCCACGCGCGTGGCGCAAACGCCGAGTTCTCCATTGATGATATTGATTTTGATAATCTTGAAGCTGATATATTTCATATTGGTTATGCTCTTCTGCTGGACGGATTTGATGCAGAAGATCCGGAATACGGAACCGTAATGGCTAAAACTCTTGCCAAGGTTCAGGCAAAAGGTATCAAAACATGTATAGATGTTGTAAGCGAAAGCAGCGACCGTTTCAACAGAATCGTTACACCTGCGCTTAAATACTGCACATATATCATTATTAACGAGGTCGAAGCTGAACTTATAACCGGAATCACTATTCGCGATACTGACGGTAAGATGAGTGAAAACGCCATCAAAGAAGCCTGCAAGGTATTCTTTGAGAAAGGCGTCGGAGAAGTTGTGTGTATCCATTTCCCCGAAGGTGGTTACTATGTTGATAAAGACGGAAATTGTACTTACATGTCTTCAGTAAACATTCCCAAAAGCGATATAAAAGGAAAAGTGGGTGCAGGAGATGCTTTCTGCGCCGGTATGCTTTATTCTCTCTACAAAGGTTTTGATGCGAAATACTCTTTACGTGTTGCCGGCGCGGCTGCTGCCTGCAATCTCACTGAACAAAACTCCATTGACGGACTAAGATCCTTTGATGAAATGATGAAGCTTGAAGCATTTTACGGAGTGCAATAATTTTTGATGACAAGACGTACACCTTTGCCCGACCGCGGTCTTTCATCAGACGAAGTGAACGAGCGCTTTGAAATGGGTTTAGTCAATGTCGATTCGCCCATCAAAACTAAATCTGTTTTCAGAATCATTTCCGATAATATTCTGACTCTGTTCAATGCTGTGAATTTCATAATCGCTTTGGCATTGTTTTTTGTCGGTTCGTATCGCAATATGCTGTTTTGCGGTGTTGTTATTTCAAATCTGTTTATTGGAATTGTTCAGGAAATACGCGCAAAAATTGCCACAGATAAACTTACACTGATTTCACAGAATGAGTGTACTGTTATCAGAGAGGGTAACAAGTTAAGTGTAAAAAACGATGCTGTTGTTATAGATGACGTGTTACTTTTCCACCGCGGAGATTCAATTGTATGCGACTGTATTTTATTGGATGGCGAATGTGAAGTTAATGAATCACTTATAACGGGTGAAAGTGATCCGATTTTTAAAAAATCCGGTGACATGCTTCTTTCCGGCAGTTTTATTGTAAGCGGAACGTGTCGTGCCAAAGCTGAGAATATAGGTAATGACCACTACGCATCTAAAATTTCAAGCGGAGCAAAATATATAAAAAAAGTCAATTCCCAGATAATGGGTGCCTTGAATTCAATAATCAAAACCGTCGCAGTTATTATATTTCCCATAGGAGTAATACTGTTTACCAACAATTATTTATCTTTGGGGCTCAGCGTTAAAGATTCAGTTGAATCCATGGCGGCGGCAGTCATCGGTATGATTCCCGAGGGACTTATGCTGCTGGTAAGCACCGTCCTCGCCGTAAGTGTTGTACGTCTGGCGCATAAAAAGGTCTTGGTACAAGAACTATATTGTATTGAAACACTTGCACGTGTTGACACACTTTGTCTTGACAAAACGGGGACACTTACCGAGGGCAATATGACCATTGAAGACATTATTTATGTTTCGGAAAAGTGTTTTGCAGACGAAATACTCCTCTGCTTCACTTCATCTGCAACCGACACAAATCCGACTTTTGATGCCATAAAAGCTCGTTTTAAGCCTACACAAATACATTCTGGCTATACATTTTATCCGTTTTCTTCGTCACGCAAATATTCTGCATTAGTTAAAGACGGTGAAACGTATTACCTCGGAGCCGGCGAAATAATTTGTCCCGATTCGTTTGCAGAACACACTTCCGGCATTCCCAAAGGACGACGCATTCTCGCACTATGCCGTCAAAACGAAGCGCTGTGTTTTATTGTCATCAAGGATAAAATTAAGAAAAATGCCAAAAATATACTTGAGTACTTCACTCGCCAAAAAGTAAATATCAAAATAATTTCAGGCGATTCCGCAGAAACAGTCTCAGCAATTGCGAAAGAGCTTGGGGTTAAGAATTTTGACAGTTATACAGATACCTCAAAATTTTCTGACGAGCATGATTTTGAAAACGCAGCGGAAAAATTTACAATTTTCGGCAGAGTCACGCCCAACGGCAAAGAAATGCTTATACGCGCTCTTCAGAAGAATGGGCACACCGTAGCAATGACTGGCGACGGTGTAAACGATGTTTTAGCACTAAAAGCGGCTGATTGTTCTGTTGCTATGGCAAACGGAAGTGCAGCAGCACGAAATGTTTCCCATCTGATTCTGCTTGATTCTGATTTTGATTCTCTGCCGGATATCGTCTACGAAGGCAGACGTTCAATTAACAATATTCGCCGTTCCGCTTCACTTTTTCTTGTAAAAACACTTTATACATTTATGCTTTCATTGGTATATCTCTTTTTAGCGCTTCCCTATCCGTTTATACCGATACAGCTTACCTTGATTTCCGTGATGACAATAGGCATCCCATCGTTTGTGTTGGCACTTGAACCTTCCAACGAAAGAGTAAGCGAAGCTTTTTTATCCGAAATACTAAAAAAAGCATTTCCAACCGCGTTAGCCGTAACACTTAATGTTGTGATCATTTCTTTATTGACGTTAAACGGAACAATTCCATCTTATGCCACGTCTACAATAGCAACAGCGGTAACAGGCTTTTGCGGTTTGTATCTACTTTTCAAATTATGCATTCCTTTCAACAGACAGCGTATTTTCTTGACAATTGCCATGACAATTGGATTTTTTGGAGCAACATTGCTTTTTGCCGAAGTGTTTGAGTTTGTACCCCTAACAACTCCACTATTAGCAATCACCCTAATACTGATGTTTGTATCAATATTCTTGTTTGAAGCATCGCAAAGATTTCTAAAATTTATCGCATCAAGGGTAATAAAATGAAAAAAATCGGAATTATGACACTCGGTTGCCGGGTAAATCAATACGAATCACAAGCAATAGCTGAGGGGCTGGAACGTTTAGGCTATTGCATTGTTTCTTTTTCTGATGATTGCGATGTTTACATAATCAACACCTGCACTGTAACTTCAGAAAGCGATAGAAAAAGCAAGCAGATGATTGGACGTGCACTTGCACGAAAAAAAGATAACAGTGAAATTATTGTTTGCGTCATAGGGTGTTACACTCAGAACAAGATGCAAATCGAAAAAAACGCAGAAGCTCTTTTTAAAGATGGCATCGATTTTATCGGTGGAAACACAGATAAATCCAGGTTGCCGCAGCTTCTTCATGAGTATATCAGTTCGCAGAACAATCAAAAGGTTAATATTCTCACCAACATTGATAATGTTGGTGACTTTGAAGACATAACGGTAAAAAAGAGCAATAATGTGCGCGCTTTTTTGAAGGTACAGGATGGATGTAATAATTTTTGCACATATTGCATTGTTCCGCGCGTTCGCGGACGTATACGCTCAAAATCGATTGAGAACGTCAAAAATGACCTTATCGGCTTGAGAAACAGCGGTTATGAAGAAGTTGTATTTTGCGGCATAGAGATTTCGTCTTACGGCAATGACGGCGGAGACAGTCTGTTGACACTTGCGGAACTTGCTCAGGAACTGGGATTTAAACGTGTACGCTTCGGTTCGCTCAACCCTATCGTTTTCAGCGAAAATTTTACGAGGAAGCTCAGCCAAATCAAAGTTGTGATGCCGCATTTCCACCTTTCCGTCCAAAGTGCAAGCTCACGGGTTTTATCTGTAATGGGAAGAAAATATGATTCCGGACAGTTAAAAAAATGTGTTGAAAACATCTACAAATATTTTGAACACGTCACACTCTCATGCGATATCATCTGCGGATTTCCCGGAGAAACAACTGAAGATTTTGAAGAGACTGCCGCTTTTATCAAATCAAACGAAATTATACACGCCCACATTTTTCCATACTCAAAGCGTCTGGGCACTCCCGCCGCTGAGTTTCCCAATCAACACACTAACAAGACAAAAAAAGAACGATGTGCGGCTTTATCGCACATCGCATTTGAAAAAAAGAAATATATTTACGAAGCTCAAGTCGGAAAAAAAGTCACAGTACTGATTGAAAATTTCAAAAGCGGTTACTGGTTTGGGCATACAGAAAAATTCTTGCCGGTCGCAATCAAGAAAGATTGCAAACCGGGTGAATTTGTTCAGGTAACTTTAGAAAACAATTTTGATTTCATATCTGACGAATATTGTTTTATAATTGAATAAATCTTACTAAATTGCTGTGCTGAGAGGTGCTTTGAATATGAAATATTCTTTACGAAATTTTGCATTGACTTTTTTGATTTCACTTATAATTTTTGGTGCAATCGCATGGAGTGTTGTAGGTTCTTTAAAAAATATGAGCCAAGACATACTTACCGGACAAGTTGTGAACAACTTGGAAGATGACAAAAGTTTTGTTGATAAAAACGATTTAAACGATAATTCTCAAACTGAATTCAAAGGCAAGAGCTTTAATTTTCTTGCGGTCGGGCTTGATAAATTTCCACCCTCGCAAAAATACATTATAAATCACGTCGATGATGATATCCCTTACAGCACAATGGAAGCGATAATGATAGTGAGAGCCGACAAGGAAAAGGAGAAGTTTATTTTTATTTCCCTGCCCACGGATTTTATCATAAATTTCAAAGGTGAAAATATGCCGTTGGGGCAGCTTACAAAAGTTTTGAATATCAACGACCCCGATCAACTTAATCTTTTGATAAACGAAATCACTGCTCTTACAGGGTTGAAAATTAATTATCATGCTTTTATCGACATGGAAAGCTTTGTTGAAGCCCTTGATAACCTGGGAGGCATAAGTTATAACGTTCCGACTGAAATGAAATATCAGGATCCCGAGCAGGACCTCACAATTTCTTTTAAAAAGAATCAAAAACTCACAAAAGCATCTGATATACTGAAAATGCTGAGATTTGTAACCTATAATTCTCCTAATGAAGCATCTGAAAATTCATTCAATTTTGAAAAAGCAAAAAGCGAAGCATTGCGTACTCAGTTACACATGAGTTTTGTCAATGAACTGTTTGAAAAAATGCTTACAGCCGAAAACATTATTTCTATTCCGATTTGGATACCGGATTTATTCAAATCAACTATAACAAACTTTGGTTTAGAAATTGTAAAGGACAACGTTGACCTCATATTCTCTTACAAGAATTATTCACATGTAAATCTCGTGTATTCTGAGACTTATAATAGCCATATCACGGAAAAGTATTCGGATTACGAGCCAAACAAAGAGCAAATTAAAGCTTCTGTTGCAAAAATTTCAACCGAAATCGGAAAACTTGTGTAAATACAATTTGACATAGATTTAGAGTATTAATATTTACACTTTAAAACCCGAAACTAAATTTGTTTCGGGTTTTAATTATTCAAAAAGGAACAATAATCCAAATCAGATCATTGTTCCTTTTGCGGTAAATATTAATTTTTTAATAACTTCTCATCCGGAGATCATTATTTTAAAAATCAATCCGATCAAAGAGCCTCAAAGTTTGCGGTAGCTGCATCAACAACTTCGGGAGTTGACATGAGAACAAGAATCATGTTATCCTTGGTGAGAACAGCTGTCTTTTCCGCTTCAGCGCATACCCACTTGCGAGGATCAAGATTTGCCTCGATGTTAGCAGCAAGAGCGGCAACATCTGTACCTTCGCTTACGCGAACAAGAGCCACCTGATGTGCGATGGAAGATATGAGAGGCATTGATACATACGCTTCATAAGCTTCTGCGGGGGCATCAACAAAGAATACACCGGGGAAAAGATCGTTGTTTACTTCAACGGTGTCAAGCATAAGTTCCTCAGGAGTAATGCCTGCAATAACCTTATCGAATGTAGCTCTGAGATCTTCAGCAGAAGACTGTGTGTTGTCTTCGCTCTGCTGTGCATCGTTGTTTTCGGTTGTTGCGTCGCCGATTGTTTCATCTGGGCTGATTGTCTGATCGTCAGCAGGCTTCTGATCATTGTTGGTGCAAGACACCAGTGCAAGGGTAAGAATGAGTGCTAAAAGAATGAGTGAAAGTTTTTTCATTATTTTTCCTCCAATTTTTTTATTTATTAGACGATGGTTTTCAAATATTGTTCCCTTTTTTTTAAAAAAAACACTTCACAGAAAAATTACAAAATCAACAAATCGACATAATATAAGTTATGTATAATCTGTAAAACTGAATGGTGGTGAATTTTTGAAGGAAAATTTTGGTTTTGTTTTTCAGCGATACGAGAAAAAGTATCTGCTTACAGAAGATAAATATCATAATCTATGCAAGGATTTAAGTGGATATATGCAAACCGACAAATATGGTCTTACCACCATTTGCAACATCTACTACGACACCAGCGATTTCAGGCTTATCCGAACTTCGCTTGAAAAGCCCAGGTATAAAGAAAAATTCAGAGTAAGAAGCTACGGGGTACCACAAAGCGACAGTGACGTCTTCCTTGAAATAAAAAAGAAATATAAAAATGTCGTATACAAGCGGCGTGCAGTTATGACACATGAGCAGTCGCTTAAATATCTGAGTAACAATATTAAACCTTATGATTCCCAGATAATGCGCGAAATTGATTATTTTTTCAGGCTATATGAGCTTTCGCCATCTGTATTTCTTGCTTATGACAGAATTGCCATGTTCGGTATACAGGATCCGGAACTGCGCATGACATTCGACACCAACATCCGAAGCAGATTTCACGATCTGAATCTCGCTTACGGAGACAGTGGAGAGTTGCTTATTGACAATGAAGCAAAATATTTGCTTGAAATCAAAACACTAAATTCAATACCGCTTTGGCTCACGCGAATTTTAAGCAAAAACGAGGTCTACCCAACCTCGTTTTCAAAGTACGGAAGAGTGTACGAAAAGCATGTAAATAAAGTTAATTTAGACCATCAAAAGGAGAACTGTACATATGTTTAACTCAATTCTTACCTATAATCCGGTAACAACACTACCTGTGCTTATATGTATGTCGGCAGCGGTTGTGCTCGGTATTGTAATAATGCTTATATACCGAACTCAGGGGTACTATTCGAGTAGTTTTATGCTCACGTTGGCTGTGATTCCGGCAGTTGTACAAGCTGTAATACTGGTTGTCAATGGGAATCTCGGGACCGCCGTTGCTGTTGCAGGCGCTTTCAGCCTTGTACGTTTCCGCTCTTTAGCAGGAAGTGCCAAAGAGATTACATTTGTTTTTTATGCAATGGCAGCAGGTCTTATTTGCGGAATGGGTTATGTATTATTTGCGATTATATTTGTTTTAGTTGTTGGACTGCTGGTAATTATCCTTTCTAAGCTTTCCATACTCGAAGCCTCTTCATCGACACGCCAGTTAAAAATCAATATTCCCGAAAATCTTGACTATTCCGATATGTTTGATGACCTTTTTGAAAAATACCTAAAATATGTAAAATTAGAACGGGTCCGCACAACAAATCTCGGAAGCATGTTTGAGCTCACTTATAATATCAGACTAAAAGACGTAAAAAAAGAAAAAAGCTTTATAGATGACTTACGATGCCGTAACGGCAACCTTACGATAATGTGCCAGTCAACCCACAGCCCTACCGATCTTTAATTATTTCACTAAAAAATGTGCATTAAACTCCGCAGAGTTTAATGCACATTTTAATTTAAGACTTATTTGTCATTCTTGTTGTCGCCGATTACTTCCTTGAATACAGAAGCTATATTCGCAACATTTTGTAACTCGGAAGGAATAATCAGTTTTGTCGCTTTACCGTCAGCAACCTTTTCCAGAGCTTCAAAGCTCTTAAGCATCAAAGCCTCTTTTCCGGGTGCGGCTTCATTTATAAGTCGTATACCATCGGCAATGGCTTTTTGAACCTGCAATATAGCCTCAGCTTCACCTTCGGCCTCGCGGATTCGAGCTTCTTTAACTGCTTCGGCACGTAGTATTGCCGCTTGTTTTTCCGCCTCAGCTTCAAGAATTTTAGACTCTTTAAGGCCTTCTGAAACAAGAACGGAAGCACGTTTTTCTCCC of Oscillospiraceae bacterium contains these proteins:
- the hflB gene encoding ATP-dependent zinc metalloprotease FtsH: MSAAWLFSQDTTEPMVYSDIVSAFKDDRVTEFIITKDNVLTASIINDKTGKEEIVEYRLRDLYLFESHVGKYIDNNYKTGNLQYYNYEEPQVVAWWVSYLPFIILAVIFIALWFFVMNQATGKGGGKIASFSRARTKMGSDEKKKVLFSDVAGADEEKEELTEIVDFLRAPKKYTAMGARIPRGVLLIGPPGTGKTLLAKAVAGEAGVPFYSISGSDFVEMYVGVGASRVRDLFETAKKTSPSIIFIDEIDAVGRHRGAGLGGGHDEREQTLNQLLVEMDGFGSNDGVIVIAATNRPDILDPALLRPGRFDRQVTVNYPDIKGRVDILKVHAKDKHFEETVDFEVIARTTVGFTGADLANLLNEAALITVRSGKSLIGVDEIEEAMLKVIVGPKKKSKKISEREKKITAYHEAGHAIATYFSPTQDPVHQISIIPSGRAGGYTLSIPQEDRSYKYKSEMLEDVVTLLGGRVAEKLVLNDISTGASNDIERATEIARKMIMRYGMSDDLGPIVYGTGHDEVFLGKEFSSSRNYSEKIAAQIDDEVMNIIKNANLKAESLLTDHMDKLHFVAGYLVKNETMDAEQFECAMQPDSTEEQLDAIRDKKKEKSKNENDIKREEIERDQSQEKAEEIRNNASENDSDTSAQSSDASED
- a CDS encoding DNA topoisomerase III produces the protein MSKTLILAEKPSVGKEIARVLGCRQSSNGYMSGEKYIVTWAMGHLVTLCEPEHYGDKFKKWTIESLPMLPEKMELRVIPETAKQFSVVKSLLHSNEVSQLVIATDAGREGELVARWILIKAGFSKPIKRLWISSQTDKAIKEGFANLKNGNEYFSLYLSAKSRAEADWIVGFNATRALTCKYNAQLSAGRVQTPTLAIIAERENEIKNFVPKNYFNIVADLGKFTARYIDKNRNSMVFDAHSAETIAQRTENGTLRLIKLDSDLKHTAPPMLYDLTELQRDANKTYGYSPKQTLSIMQRLYETHKALTYPRTDSRYLTDDILPTIKERLKAISIPDFSEFTSEISRQGFTLSKLCFNNAKVTDHHAIIPTEQRVSLSSLSIEERRIYNMVVKRFLTCFYPKHKFRKITAEFTNEFGDRFYATGREITDIGWKKIYTVHDDIEEDEQILPTLDDVTSLKAQTVEIKALKTGAPSRYTEATLLSAMENPAKFIEDKSMREYIGGGLGTPATRADIIEKLYNSFYIEKKGNTIYPTSKAMQLIEIVPKDLRQPLLTAQWEMKLEAIHKGELKADAFVNDIKAYTKSLIKDICESENSYNHDNITIHICPECGKYMLSVNSKKGKLLVCQDRNCGWRENVVTETNIRCPECHKKMELRGDGEKKMYVCKCGFREKASIMHDKLKSSHVSKQDIRKYMNTKPQNDPSLSPFAIAMQKAQKDKKEQ
- a CDS encoding CPBP family intramembrane metalloprotease yields the protein MQQDSKRKILIFLVNTFIFSFIIDFFLMAKDGLANPNAESFLQLAMMMPAFCVIITQFVTHEKFRSPYLKLNFSHNVGNYTLCYFLIQFLIVFGTIIYFCIFPHKFDNGLHSMAEALRLEYGQDVDTSGIYSLMLIQIVFSVISGPFFNIVFSFGEEYGWHGYLFPKLCNIVSPLTASVICGAVRGIWYAPFIYMGYCYGIDNRLAGIVAMIISCIFIGFIKSYYTYKTKSVFPAVLMSSAYSVLAQTGVLFSSEASPNPFIGPSPSGIIGGIGIIIFGVYCAVLLRKDNSK
- a CDS encoding carbohydrate kinase family protein — encoded protein: MSKGIIIAGNLIVDHVKVCDDYPKIGLLTNIREVSDCIGGCAGNTICDIAKIDPSVPLKCFGKVGNDADGTYIKNLLTSLGVNIDGVKTSQTQPTSFTDVMSAISAKERTFFHARGANAEFSIDDIDFDNLEADIFHIGYALLLDGFDAEDPEYGTVMAKTLAKVQAKGIKTCIDVVSESSDRFNRIVTPALKYCTYIIINEVEAELITGITIRDTDGKMSENAIKEACKVFFEKGVGEVVCIHFPEGGYYVDKDGNCTYMSSVNIPKSDIKGKVGAGDAFCAGMLYSLYKGFDAKYSLRVAGAAAACNLTEQNSIDGLRSFDEMMKLEAFYGVQ
- a CDS encoding cation-translocating P-type ATPase yields the protein MTRRTPLPDRGLSSDEVNERFEMGLVNVDSPIKTKSVFRIISDNILTLFNAVNFIIALALFFVGSYRNMLFCGVVISNLFIGIVQEIRAKIATDKLTLISQNECTVIREGNKLSVKNDAVVIDDVLLFHRGDSIVCDCILLDGECEVNESLITGESDPIFKKSGDMLLSGSFIVSGTCRAKAENIGNDHYASKISSGAKYIKKVNSQIMGALNSIIKTVAVIIFPIGVILFTNNYLSLGLSVKDSVESMAAAVIGMIPEGLMLLVSTVLAVSVVRLAHKKVLVQELYCIETLARVDTLCLDKTGTLTEGNMTIEDIIYVSEKCFADEILLCFTSSATDTNPTFDAIKARFKPTQIHSGYTFYPFSSSRKYSALVKDGETYYLGAGEIICPDSFAEHTSGIPKGRRILALCRQNEALCFIVIKDKIKKNAKNILEYFTRQKVNIKIISGDSAETVSAIAKELGVKNFDSYTDTSKFSDEHDFENAAEKFTIFGRVTPNGKEMLIRALQKNGHTVAMTGDGVNDVLALKAADCSVAMANGSAAARNVSHLILLDSDFDSLPDIVYEGRRSINNIRRSASLFLVKTLYTFMLSLVYLFLALPYPFIPIQLTLISVMTIGIPSFVLALEPSNERVSEAFLSEILKKAFPTALAVTLNVVIISLLTLNGTIPSYATSTIATAVTGFCGLYLLFKLCIPFNRQRIFLTIAMTIGFFGATLLFAEVFEFVPLTTPLLAITLILMFVSIFLFEASQRFLKFIASRVIK